CTCGGCCTCGCTCGGGGGCCGGTCCGGTTTGTCAGCGGGGCCCTCCCCGTAACTCCAGCACCGCCCAGCGAGAGCCCAACTTACCCCCCTGCTCGAGGACTTTATTAGGGGGCAGCACGGTCGCCACCTCCTTGACCTCCTCCATGACGACATCCGCGTTGGTtcccaggatttttttcagcctctCCAACTCCCTGGGCGcgttcttcttcctcttctccgCCCGcatcttcctcttccatttGCTCCTCAAGCTCTTCGCCATGTCctgagggagggaa
This sequence is a window from Balearica regulorum gibbericeps isolate bBalReg1 chromosome 1, bBalReg1.pri, whole genome shotgun sequence. Protein-coding genes within it:
- the LLPH gene encoding protein LLP homolog, which produces MAKSLRSKWKRKMRAEKRKKNAPRELERLKKILGTNADVVMEEVKEVATVLPPNKVLEQGDDCKMDIDNKRNKKTLLDQHGQYPIWMNSRQRKKFKAQRVKGKKKSKLAKGLVW